The Dyadobacter sp. 676 DNA window CAGCTGCCAAGCCTGAGCGTTTCGGGTTCCTATCTGCGGGTAAACTCGCCAAATGTGAACCTGAAAATCAAACAGGAAGGCAACGATAGCACCGGTAATTCGGGCGGTATGCCGAACGTCCATCAGGCGATGTACGGCATGGCGAGCGCGTCGCTGCCGCTGTTTTCGGGTTTTCGTTTCAAGTACGGTCTCGAATCGGCGAAATACGTCGAACAAGCAGCCAGGCTGGACGCCGACCATGACCGTGAGGCAGTAATCCAGAACACCGTCGCCGCTTACGGCAATTTATATAAAGCCCAGAAGGCGGTGGACCTGGTTACCGAAAACCTCGCCAGCGAACGCGAACGCGTGCAGGAATTCACCAATCGTGAGAAAAACGGCATGCTCGCCCGTAACGACCTGATGAAGGCCAAATTACAGGAGTCGAATGTGGAACTCGCATTGCTGAATGCGCAAAACGATTTGAAAATCACCACTATTAATATGAACCTGCTGCTAGGCCTGCCGGAAGAAACCGTGATCCAGGCCGACTCAAGCAGCTTCGCAACTTTAAAGGAAGAAGGCAACGCTGCCGAATGGGAACAAACCGCATTGGCACACCGTAAGGATATTGCCGCGAATGGCATCCGGCAGAAGGCCGCGGACAGCGATATCAAAGTAGCAAAAGCGGATTTGTACCCAAGCGTAGCACTTTCAGCCGGTTACGTGGCACTGAATATCCCGGGCGTGGTCACTGTTCCGAATGCGGTGAATGCAGGTATCGGTTTTAAATATGATGTCGCGTCCCTCTGGAAGTCACATGCGAAAATCGCCGAGGCGCGCACAAAGGCCTATCAGCTGAAAACCAACGAGCAGATCATTTTGGATAAAATTCACCTGGAAGTGAACACCGCCTATTACAACTACGTGCTCAGCAAACGTAAGATCGATGTGTATGCCAAAGCAGTGGAGCAAGCCAATGAAAATTACCGTATTACGAAAAACAAATACGACAACAGCCTCGTAACCACCACCGAACTGCTCGATGCGGATGTGGCGCAGGTCCAGTCCCGCATCGACTATGAAGCGGCCAAGGCCGATGCGGTCGTAGCATACAAGAAACTAGAACAAACCGCGGGAGTAATAAATTAAGGAAGAAAGGAGAAGAGCCTCCCTTTCCTTCTCCTTCCCTAATATTCAGTCATTCAATCATTCAGTCATTCATTGAATATGGAAACCAAAAACACCACCACCGAAGAAGCACCTAAAAAGAAGAATAACCGCTTCCTCATTATCCTGGCCGTGCTGATCATTGGCGGCGGCACATGGGGTTTTACAAAATATAACCACGGCCTGCACCACGAAGAGACGGACGACGCACAGATCGATTCGGATATCAGTCCTGTAATCCCCAGAATTTCGGGTTACGTAACGGAAATCCGGGTAAAAGATAACCAGACCGTGAAGAAAGGCGATACGCTGATCGTGCTCGACAACCGCGACCAGCTGATAAAACTGGAACAGGCCAAAGCGGGCCTCCTCGGATCGGAAAGCAGCCTGACGGTAGCACACGAAACAACCAATGCATCGGCAGCCAGCGGCATT harbors:
- a CDS encoding TolC family protein; its protein translation is MNTTSRIKRMVSLATGIVWIAMTGHSFAQSARTIKLEEAIAMSLQNSKQLKLSQSNVDLATLGIRQVKENQLPSLSVSGSYLRVNSPNVNLKIKQEGNDSTGNSGGMPNVHQAMYGMASASLPLFSGFRFKYGLESAKYVEQAARLDADHDREAVIQNTVAAYGNLYKAQKAVDLVTENLASERERVQEFTNREKNGMLARNDLMKAKLQESNVELALLNAQNDLKITTINMNLLLGLPEETVIQADSSSFATLKEEGNAAEWEQTALAHRKDIAANGIRQKAADSDIKVAKADLYPSVALSAGYVALNIPGVVTVPNAVNAGIGFKYDVASLWKSHAKIAEARTKAYQLKTNEQIILDKIHLEVNTAYYNYVLSKRKIDVYAKAVEQANENYRITKNKYDNSLVTTTELLDADVAQVQSRIDYEAAKADAVVAYKKLEQTAGVIN